The genome window GGTCATCACCACCACGCTGAATTACGGTGTGGACATGCTGGAAGACGGCGAGGTCGATTTCCTGCTGTGCCACGCGCACGAACCGCTCTACGCCAAGATCGACAACCCGCATTACCGCTGCCGCCGCGTGGGCGCCGACAAACTGGTGGCGGTCAGCGCGCCGGTGGCTGCCGGTGATCCGCACCCCCGCTACGCCGTGCCCAAACTGGCATCTGACCCGGCTGTGCCGTTTCTGGCCTACGCGGACAGCATGTCGCTGGGGCGCATCCTGCATGACCGTTTGCGCGGAATTTGCGTGATACCGCTATTGCAGGCGATGTATGAGTCGGATCTGGCTGATGCCTTGCACGCGATGGCGCGCCAGGGGTTCGGTCTGGCCTGGCTGCCGCACACGCTGATCGAAGCGGACCTGAACGCGGGCGCGCTGGTGCGTGCGGACAGCGCCCGCAACGACATCCATATGGAGATTCGGCTGTATCAGTCGGTGGACAACACCAAGCCGCTGGCGCGGCAAGTGTGGGGGTTGATCGAGGCCTACGCGGCCAGATAGCGGTACGGATTTCCCGTTGGGATTGCTCAATCGGGGACAAAAGATGTCACGCGGCCCGCGCAGGCATAAAATAGAAGATTACCCATTCCCCGCCCACACAGGATTTTGCGCCATGAACGCACGTATCCCCGAAGACGCACTGCCGCCCACCCTTGATCCGAAAGCCCTGCAGGCTTTTGTCGATGACAAGTGGGACAACGAAATCATTCCCGCCCTGACCGACTACATCGCCGTGCCCGCCAAGAGCCCGGCCTTTGATCCGGACTGGGAAAAGAATGCGTTCATCGAACGCGTCGTGCGCGATGCGGCGCAGTGGGTAGAAGCACAAAAGGTCTCGGGCCTGAAGCTGGAAGTGGTGCGCTTGCCGGGCCGCACGCCCGTCATCTTCTTTGACGCGCCTGCCACCCGCAGCGACAACGGCGACACCATCCTGCTGTACGGCCACCTGGACAAACAGCCTGAATTCTCTGGTTGGCGCGCGGGCCTGGGCCCGTGGACCCCGAAATACGAAGACGGCAAGCTGTACGGCCGTGGCGGCGCCGATGACGGTTACGCCGTTTATGCGTCGCTTACCGCCATCATGGCGTTGGACAAACAGGGCGTTCCGCGTCCGCGTTGCGTCGGCATTGTTGAAACCTGTGAAGAGTCCGGCAGCTATGACTTGCTGCCTTACGTGGATGCGCTGCGCGACCGCCTGGGCAATGTGGCGCTGGTGGTGTGTCTGGATTCGGGCGCGGGCAGCTATGACCAATTGTGGATGACCACGTCGCTGCGCGGCATGGTCTCGGGCACGCTGGAAGTCCAGGTGCTGGACGAAGGCGTGCACTCGGGCGATTCCAGCGGCGTCGTGCCGTCGTCGTTCCGCATCTTGCGCCACCTGCTGGACCGTCTGGAAGACAGCGGCACCGGCCGCCTGCTGCCGCAAAGCCTGCACTGCGAAATTCCCGCTGAGCGCGTGGAACAAGTGGCCACCACCGCCCGCATTCTGGGCGACGAAGTCTGGCGCCGTTTCCCCTGGAGCTGCGGCGCTGAAGGCGGCTTTGTTCTGCCGATGACGACCGAACCCGAAGAAGCGCTGCTGAACCGCACCTGGCGCCCGACCCTGTCGGTGACGGGCGCCGAAGGCCTGCCACCGCTGACCAGCGCCGGCAACGTGCTGCGTCCGCGCACGGCGTTCAAGCTGTCGCTGCGCCTGCCGCCGCTGGTGGACGCCGTGGCCGCTTCGCAAGAAATCAAGGAACTGCTGGAAGCTGACGCGCCTTACAACGCCAAGGTGCTGTTCAAGGCCAACGAAGGCGCTGCTACCGGTTGGAACGCGCCCGCGTCCGTGCCATGGTTGAGCCAGGCGCTGGACGCCGCCTCCCAGCAGTACTATGGCGCGCCTTGCGGCTACATCGGCCAGGGCGGCACCATTCCGCTGATGAGCATTCTGCAAAAGGGTTTCCCCAAGGCCCAGTTCATGGTCTGCGGCGTGTTGGGACCCAAGTCCAACGCTCACGGCCCCAATGAATTCCTGCATGTGCCTTACGGCAAGAAGCTGACTGCCGCCGTGGCCCAAACCATGGCCGCCATGCCGGCTGCCTGACGCGCAACGCACGTCAAACAGAGCGCGGGCCAGCCAGCCCTGCGCTCTTTCTTTTTTCAGGACTGACCGCAATGATTTCGACTTCCGACGCCTACGCCACTGTGGTGGCTGAAACCCGCCATTGGCTGACCCAGGCCGTGATCGGCCTGAATCTCTGTCCTTTCGCCAAAGCGGTGCAGGTCAAGGACCAGATCCGCTTTGCCGTCAGCGACGCCACCGACGCTGAAGGCGTCTTGACCGACTTGCAGGACGAACTTGCGCTGCTGGCCGAGACGGACCCCGACAAGATCGACACCACCTTGCTGATCATCCCGGACGCGCTGGATGATTTTCTGGATTTCAACGATTTTGAGGAATTGTCGGACCGCTTGCTCAAGCGCATGCGCTTGGTCGGCGAGTTGCAGGTGGCGACGTTTCACCCGCAATTTCAGTTTGCCGAGACCCAGGCCGACGATATCGAGAATTTCACGAACCGTTCGCCGTACCCGATTCTGCATCTGCTGCGCGAAGAGAGCATCGACCGCGCTGTCGAGTCGTTCCCTGATGCCGCCGAAATCTACGAAAAGAATATCGAGACGATGAAAAAGC of Achromobacter seleniivolatilans contains these proteins:
- a CDS encoding M20 family metallopeptidase; its protein translation is MNARIPEDALPPTLDPKALQAFVDDKWDNEIIPALTDYIAVPAKSPAFDPDWEKNAFIERVVRDAAQWVEAQKVSGLKLEVVRLPGRTPVIFFDAPATRSDNGDTILLYGHLDKQPEFSGWRAGLGPWTPKYEDGKLYGRGGADDGYAVYASLTAIMALDKQGVPRPRCVGIVETCEESGSYDLLPYVDALRDRLGNVALVVCLDSGAGSYDQLWMTTSLRGMVSGTLEVQVLDEGVHSGDSSGVVPSSFRILRHLLDRLEDSGTGRLLPQSLHCEIPAERVEQVATTARILGDEVWRRFPWSCGAEGGFVLPMTTEPEEALLNRTWRPTLSVTGAEGLPPLTSAGNVLRPRTAFKLSLRLPPLVDAVAASQEIKELLEADAPYNAKVLFKANEGAATGWNAPASVPWLSQALDAASQQYYGAPCGYIGQGGTIPLMSILQKGFPKAQFMVCGVLGPKSNAHGPNEFLHVPYGKKLTAAVAQTMAAMPAA
- a CDS encoding LysR family transcriptional regulator → MDIKWLEDFVALSKSRNMFQAAEARSVTHPAFGRRIKALEEWAGVPLVERGHQVSTLNAAGRSMLAAAVDVLDILRETRLALQKPELERSRKITIASGKTLAHSVLPGVMARVQQGMPPFQLKVITTTLNYGVDMLEDGEVDFLLCHAHEPLYAKIDNPHYRCRRVGADKLVAVSAPVAAGDPHPRYAVPKLASDPAVPFLAYADSMSLGRILHDRLRGICVIPLLQAMYESDLADALHAMARQGFGLAWLPHTLIEADLNAGALVRADSARNDIHMEIRLYQSVDNTKPLARQVWGLIEAYAAR
- a CDS encoding DUF1415 domain-containing protein, with amino-acid sequence MISTSDAYATVVAETRHWLTQAVIGLNLCPFAKAVQVKDQIRFAVSDATDAEGVLTDLQDELALLAETDPDKIDTTLLIIPDALDDFLDFNDFEELSDRLLKRMRLVGELQVATFHPQFQFAETQADDIENFTNRSPYPILHLLREESIDRAVESFPDAAEIYEKNIETMKKLGLDGWKKLMTKG